From a single Lactococcus carnosus genomic region:
- a CDS encoding site-specific integrase has protein sequence MDQLKVFFGYAESLPKERYTTELMLALSRLLVASGLRIGEAVSLSWSDIDLDNGAVSVSKTTHRAIIQSTPKTNKSNRVVLIDSKALAVLKHWRIFQAKHFLSIGKGKHELVFPGITGKVLDYQIIRPVLLKWFKACDLPQVGFHGFRHSHASLLLNAGVPYKEIQERLGHASIKMTMDIYSHLETDNQIKAVERFESIANF, from the coding sequence GTGGATCAACTAAAAGTATTCTTTGGTTATGCTGAATCATTGCCAAAAGAAAGATATACAACTGAATTGATGTTGGCCCTCAGTAGGTTACTTGTCGCTTCAGGGCTACGTATTGGGGAAGCAGTCTCATTGTCTTGGTCTGATATTGATCTTGATAATGGCGCAGTTTCTGTTAGTAAGACAACCCATAGGGCCATCATACAGTCAACACCTAAGACTAATAAGAGTAATAGGGTAGTGTTGATCGATAGCAAAGCATTGGCAGTTTTAAAACACTGGAGGATATTTCAAGCTAAACACTTTCTTAGTATAGGTAAAGGTAAGCATGAGTTGGTATTCCCTGGTATAACTGGTAAGGTACTCGACTACCAAATCATACGGCCAGTCTTATTAAAATGGTTTAAAGCCTGTGACTTACCACAAGTTGGCTTTCATGGCTTTAGGCACTCACACGCTAGCCTACTGCTTAATGCTGGTGTACCTTATAAAGAGATACAAGAACGTTTAGGTCATGCTAGTATAAAGATGACTATGGATATATACAGCCACCTTGAAACTGACAATCAAATAAAGGCAGTAGAACGCTTTGAATCAATCGCAAATTTCTAA